One part of the Sphingobium yanoikuyae genome encodes these proteins:
- a CDS encoding long-chain-fatty-acid--CoA ligase → MLEIAMPQPAISAFPSIPEPAIPPRLLTDLLDNALNLYPERVAIDFLGRTWTYAQVGQLVRRAARGLQDQGLRKGDRFGLCLPNCPYFAILYFAALRVGAIVVNFNPLYTERELEHQIRDSGTRMMAVPDVRIIHEKVQAVAPRAGLDKIVLCGMRDMLPWLQGLGFALFKRKDHARILDEGLHVRLKALLAHDAEPDAVERHPDDVAVLQYTGGTTGVPKGAMLTHANLTANSAQMVVHVGGLRPQQERTLGVLPMFHVFALTTVLNFSVEIGAEIVLLPRFEMKQVLNTMKRKPPTQFFGVPTIYVALNALPDDEIPDLSAVRACISGGAPLPLEVREEFEARTRARVVEGYGLSETAPIIACNPLFGTVKDNSCGPSFPGTIIEIRDPENPSRVLPQGERGEVCARGPQVMKGYWQRPAETSAVFVDGALRTGDIGYFDEDGYLFLVDRIKDIIFCGGYNVYPRIIEDAAYQHPAVKEAIAIAIPDAYRGQSPKLFIALHEGSNLTVDELKIFLQDRLSKIELPKAFEFRDSLPKTLIGKLSKKDLIEEENKKLA, encoded by the coding sequence ATGCTGGAGATCGCCATGCCCCAGCCCGCCATCAGCGCCTTCCCGTCGATACCGGAACCGGCAATTCCGCCACGGCTCCTGACCGACCTCCTCGACAATGCGTTGAACCTTTATCCCGAACGCGTCGCCATCGACTTTCTCGGGCGAACCTGGACTTATGCGCAGGTGGGGCAACTCGTTCGCCGTGCAGCACGTGGATTGCAGGATCAGGGGCTGCGCAAGGGCGATCGGTTCGGCCTGTGCCTGCCGAACTGCCCCTATTTCGCGATATTGTACTTCGCGGCGCTGCGCGTGGGTGCGATCGTGGTCAACTTCAACCCGCTCTACACGGAGCGCGAACTGGAGCATCAGATCCGGGACTCGGGAACGCGCATGATGGCGGTACCGGACGTCCGGATAATCCACGAGAAAGTGCAAGCCGTCGCGCCACGTGCCGGGCTGGACAAGATCGTGTTGTGCGGCATGAGGGATATGCTGCCCTGGCTGCAAGGCCTGGGCTTTGCGCTATTCAAGCGAAAAGACCACGCGCGGATACTCGACGAAGGCCTTCATGTCCGGCTCAAGGCGCTTCTCGCCCATGATGCCGAACCTGACGCGGTAGAACGTCACCCTGATGATGTCGCGGTCCTTCAATATACCGGAGGCACAACCGGCGTGCCCAAAGGCGCAATGCTGACCCACGCCAACCTCACGGCGAACAGCGCCCAGATGGTGGTGCATGTGGGAGGACTTCGCCCGCAGCAGGAGAGAACTCTCGGCGTCCTGCCCATGTTTCACGTCTTCGCACTCACGACGGTGCTCAACTTCTCAGTCGAAATCGGCGCCGAAATCGTCCTGCTGCCACGGTTTGAGATGAAGCAGGTTCTCAACACGATGAAGCGCAAGCCGCCGACACAGTTCTTCGGCGTGCCTACGATCTATGTTGCCCTGAACGCGCTTCCGGACGACGAGATACCCGATCTCTCGGCCGTGCGCGCCTGTATATCCGGCGGCGCACCGCTCCCGCTCGAGGTACGCGAGGAGTTCGAGGCACGCACGCGTGCCAGGGTCGTGGAAGGATATGGGCTCTCCGAAACCGCCCCGATCATCGCCTGCAACCCGTTGTTCGGGACGGTGAAGGACAATAGCTGCGGCCCAAGTTTCCCCGGCACCATCATCGAGATCCGAGATCCGGAGAATCCCTCGCGGGTTCTTCCCCAGGGAGAACGCGGAGAAGTGTGCGCCCGCGGCCCTCAGGTGATGAAGGGCTATTGGCAGCGCCCTGCAGAAACCAGTGCTGTCTTCGTCGATGGCGCGCTACGAACCGGCGATATCGGCTATTTTGATGAGGATGGCTATCTCTTCCTCGTCGACCGCATCAAGGACATCATCTTCTGTGGCGGATATAATGTATATCCCCGGATCATCGAGGATGCGGCCTATCAGCACCCGGCGGTAAAGGAGGCGATCGCAATCGCGATTCCTGACGCCTACAGAGGTCAATCTCCCAAGTTGTTCATCGCGCTGCACGAGGGATCGAACCTGACCGTCGATGAACTCAAGATTTTTTTGCAGGATCGCCTCAGCAAGATCGAGTTACCCAAGGCTTTCGAATTCCGGGACAGCCTGCCCAAAACGCTGATCGGCAAACTTTCGAAGAAGGATTTGATCGAAGAGGAGAACAAAAAGCTCGCCTGA
- a CDS encoding MerR family transcriptional regulator translates to MGNSLHLAEDDETLKDAGRDNPTHKGRTRAKDADLQVYGIQDVAQELGLTLRTLRFYEKEGLIAPQRVGSTRAYSRREIGRIQLILRGKRLGFSIKEIKEFLDLYDADPEHKEQMERLIARIRERLVDLKTQRSALDLTIDELTTIEVEAMAKLQR, encoded by the coding sequence ATGGGGAACTCGCTCCACCTCGCCGAGGACGATGAAACGCTTAAGGACGCGGGTCGCGACAACCCCACGCACAAGGGGAGAACCCGCGCAAAGGATGCGGATTTACAAGTGTACGGCATCCAGGATGTCGCTCAGGAACTCGGACTGACACTTCGCACGCTACGCTTCTACGAAAAGGAGGGGCTCATCGCCCCTCAACGGGTAGGCAGCACCCGGGCATATTCCAGGCGTGAGATCGGACGCATACAGCTGATTTTGCGCGGCAAACGCCTTGGCTTCTCCATCAAGGAAATCAAGGAGTTTCTCGATCTCTACGATGCCGATCCCGAGCATAAGGAGCAAATGGAGCGATTGATTGCCCGCATCCGGGAAAGGTTGGTCGACTTGAAGACGCAGCGCTCTGCGCTCGACCTGACAATCGACGAGCTTACAACCATCGAAGTGGAAGCGATGGCAAAGTTGCAGCGATAA
- a CDS encoding OmpP1/FadL family transporter: protein MGVAGKNWKVGIATSAVAAGLLAPQAASAQAFYLQEQSSRGAGRAFSGEVADQGVQSLWWNPAAIAGMEGVDAHQAVSVILPKGSVDNVNTLIVRPGQSAAAVGGSQRSRDPINNGVLPSGAIAVGLTSRLALGLTVASPYSFTTNYDADSWARYSADKTKLRTYDIQPSIAYLVTPNLSIGAALNIEYADASLSNYLPNLSPLLADGHQELKGNGWDLGWSAGLQYRAGPVQLGASYKSSVKHNLDGSVTTTGLLGPLAGQNSVVNANATFETPWQAIFGARVAVSPKVTLNGQVTRMGWSKFDAIRLGAPLNVSIPENYRDTWSFAGGIDYAVTPAWTVRAGVQHAQTPTRNGNRDARVPDSNRWNFAAGTSYAVSSRFTLDAGAAYITFKDTTIDRTTAAYAGTAVQTPILMDGKLEDAHAVVLSLGGRFHF from the coding sequence ATGGGCGTGGCAGGCAAAAATTGGAAAGTTGGGATCGCAACATCGGCCGTGGCGGCTGGATTGCTCGCGCCGCAAGCCGCGAGCGCGCAGGCCTTTTACCTTCAGGAACAATCGTCCAGAGGTGCCGGACGAGCCTTTTCGGGCGAGGTCGCCGACCAGGGCGTACAGTCCCTCTGGTGGAATCCGGCTGCGATCGCAGGCATGGAAGGAGTCGATGCCCACCAGGCCGTAAGCGTAATCCTTCCCAAAGGGTCGGTTGACAATGTCAACACGCTCATTGTCCGTCCCGGGCAGTCGGCTGCGGCTGTAGGCGGGAGCCAACGCTCTCGTGATCCGATCAATAATGGCGTACTACCCTCCGGCGCGATAGCCGTCGGCCTGACATCACGGCTCGCTTTGGGGCTGACCGTCGCCTCCCCTTATAGCTTCACAACCAATTATGATGCCGACAGCTGGGCACGGTATAGCGCCGACAAGACCAAGCTGCGAACATACGACATCCAGCCATCGATCGCCTACCTCGTTACGCCAAATCTCAGCATCGGCGCCGCGCTCAATATCGAATATGCAGACGCATCATTGTCCAACTATCTGCCGAACCTATCGCCTCTTCTCGCCGACGGCCACCAGGAGCTGAAAGGCAATGGTTGGGATCTGGGCTGGTCGGCCGGGCTGCAATATCGCGCCGGCCCCGTGCAACTGGGCGCCAGCTACAAGTCGAGCGTGAAGCATAATCTCGATGGTTCGGTGACGACGACCGGTCTTCTTGGTCCGCTCGCCGGGCAAAACAGCGTAGTGAATGCAAACGCCACGTTCGAGACCCCCTGGCAGGCGATCTTCGGAGCGCGCGTGGCGGTGTCGCCCAAGGTCACCCTCAACGGTCAGGTGACCCGCATGGGTTGGTCGAAATTCGACGCTATCCGGCTCGGCGCGCCGCTCAACGTTTCAATCCCGGAAAATTACCGGGACACTTGGAGCTTCGCAGGCGGCATCGATTATGCGGTCACACCGGCCTGGACCGTTCGTGCCGGCGTTCAACACGCCCAGACCCCGACGCGCAACGGCAATCGGGACGCTCGAGTGCCCGACAGCAACCGGTGGAATTTCGCTGCCGGCACAAGCTATGCCGTGTCTTCCCGGTTCACGCTCGATGCGGGCGCAGCGTATATCACGTTCAAGGATACGACTATTGATCGCACGACAGCGGCCTATGCCGGCACGGCCGTGCAGACGCCGATCCTGATGGACGGCAAGCTCGAGGACGCGCACGCCGTCGTGCTGTCGCTCGGCGGACGTTTCCACTTCTGA
- a CDS encoding DUF3422 family protein, with protein sequence MRFSEHPLRRQIVGEMHLRRFPALELPAMAFQTVRLVDENDREKEWLILEQRCASGLDRNLRHLETEWSANGRLAWERHSEAVTTTLTSTSVSADAQFWSAPDVGPFSDTLQWMETLPGLVIRATHIVVVANDSYAEPVVDRADFHPGHLVSCIIGDSVRIWSDFRIHAGGYGRLVVAANGAADGEVSRSIQRIQELGNYRNLSLLEGTHRSIA encoded by the coding sequence ATGCGATTTTCTGAGCATCCCCTCCGGCGTCAGATCGTCGGCGAAATGCATCTGCGCCGTTTTCCTGCACTCGAATTGCCCGCCATGGCATTTCAGACGGTTCGCCTGGTCGATGAGAATGACCGGGAGAAGGAATGGCTGATCCTGGAGCAGCGATGTGCCTCTGGACTCGATCGCAACCTGCGCCACCTGGAAACGGAGTGGTCCGCCAACGGGCGGCTGGCCTGGGAAAGGCACAGTGAAGCGGTCACCACGACGCTAACGTCAACCTCGGTCAGCGCGGACGCGCAGTTCTGGTCTGCTCCCGACGTCGGCCCCTTCAGTGATACCTTGCAGTGGATGGAAACGCTGCCGGGCCTGGTCATCCGCGCAACCCACATCGTCGTTGTGGCGAACGATAGCTACGCCGAGCCGGTTGTCGATCGGGCCGACTTCCATCCGGGCCATCTCGTCTCCTGCATCATCGGGGATAGCGTCCGGATCTGGAGCGACTTTCGCATTCACGCCGGCGGCTACGGGCGCCTGGTCGTTGCCGCGAACGGGGCGGCTGACGGCGAAGTGTCGCGTTCCATCCAGCGCATTCAGGAACTGGGCAATTATCGCAATCTTTCCTTGCTTGAAGGCACGCACAGATCAATAGCTTGA
- the hmpA gene encoding NO-inducible flavohemoprotein, with product MTQPLSDQTIALVKATVPALEAHGLDIVNEMYSRMFQNPNIRDLFNQSHHGDAGSQPRALTGAILAYASNIENLGALAPAVERIAQKHVGLQILPEHYPHVAEALLGAIKAVLGDAATDEILAAWGEAYWFLANILIAREQRVYSEQKDATGGWNGWRDFRVEDVVRESSVINSFVLRPVDGGAVMRHKPGQYLTFWLEIPGHPPVKRNYSISAAPNGETYRISVKREPLGLASGWLHDEAKPGTVLKVAAPAGEFFLAAHVERPVILLSGGVGLTPMVAMLETLAEGEAGVPVHYVHGTHDRDTHAMRDHVRAVAGRGKSITVTDFHQTPLEDEVAGRDYDVAGIITDEWLVANTPVGEADYYICGPRPFLRHAVSTLSLAGVPSDRIHYEFFGPADELLAA from the coding sequence ATGACGCAGCCCCTCAGCGATCAGACCATTGCGCTCGTCAAGGCGACCGTCCCCGCGCTCGAAGCGCATGGCCTCGACATCGTGAACGAGATGTATTCCCGGATGTTCCAGAACCCGAACATTCGCGACCTTTTCAACCAATCGCACCATGGTGATGCCGGTTCGCAGCCGCGGGCGCTGACCGGCGCCATTCTCGCCTATGCGAGCAACATCGAAAATCTCGGTGCGCTTGCCCCGGCGGTCGAGCGGATCGCGCAGAAGCATGTCGGCCTGCAAATTCTGCCCGAACATTATCCGCACGTTGCCGAGGCGCTCCTGGGGGCGATCAAGGCGGTGCTGGGGGATGCGGCCACCGATGAGATTCTCGCTGCCTGGGGCGAAGCCTACTGGTTCCTGGCCAACATCCTGATCGCCCGCGAGCAGCGAGTCTACTCAGAACAGAAGGATGCGACCGGCGGATGGAATGGCTGGCGCGATTTTCGCGTCGAGGACGTCGTGCGTGAGAGCAGCGTCATCAATTCCTTCGTTCTGCGCCCCGTTGATGGCGGGGCCGTCATGCGGCACAAGCCCGGGCAATATCTGACCTTCTGGCTTGAAATTCCGGGACATCCGCCAGTCAAGCGCAACTATTCGATTTCAGCAGCCCCCAACGGCGAAACCTATCGCATTTCGGTCAAGCGTGAGCCGCTTGGTCTTGCGTCAGGCTGGCTTCATGATGAAGCCAAGCCGGGCACGGTGCTCAAAGTTGCCGCGCCTGCAGGCGAATTCTTCCTGGCAGCGCATGTCGAACGCCCGGTGATCCTCCTGTCGGGCGGCGTGGGGCTGACCCCGATGGTGGCCATGCTCGAAACGCTTGCTGAGGGCGAGGCGGGAGTCCCCGTGCACTATGTCCACGGAACTCATGACCGCGATACCCACGCAATGCGTGATCATGTTCGCGCTGTCGCTGGGCGGGGCAAGTCAATCACCGTCACCGATTTTCATCAGACCCCGCTCGAAGATGAAGTCGCAGGACGGGATTATGACGTCGCCGGCATCATTACCGACGAATGGCTGGTCGCCAACACGCCTGTAGGTGAGGCCGATTACTATATCTGCGGACCACGCCCGTTTCTGCGGCACGCCGTCTCGACCTTGTCGCTGGCTGGCGTCCCATCCGACCGCATTCATTACGAATTCTTCGGTCCGGCGGACGAATTGCTCGCCGCCTGA
- a CDS encoding thiolase family protein has product MRNVVVAGYARSPFHLAGKGALARVRPDDLAAQVIRGLIQQTGVKAEDIEDIVLGCAFPEGEQGFNIARLIGLLADLPLSVGGMTVNRFCGSSMSSVHIAAGQIQLGAGEAFICAGVESMSRVPMMGFNPLPNPELAKKSAAYMGMGDTAENVATKYQITRAQQEAFAVASQDKAAAAIAAGKLEAEIVPITTKAGVVDKDGTPRAGTTTETLAGLKPAFSQDGTVTAGTSSPLTDGASAILVTSEDYARAHGLPILARIKSVAVSGCQPEIMGIGPVEASRKALQRAGLSVDQLDVVELNEAFASQSLACISDLGLDQSKVNLDGGAIAIGHPLGATGARIVGKAAALLKREGGSYALATQCIGGGQGIATVLEAAE; this is encoded by the coding sequence ATGCGTAATGTGGTTGTTGCGGGCTATGCCCGGTCCCCCTTTCACCTGGCAGGCAAGGGCGCGCTGGCGCGCGTCCGCCCTGACGATCTGGCCGCTCAGGTCATTCGCGGACTGATTCAGCAGACCGGCGTGAAGGCCGAAGATATCGAGGATATCGTGCTGGGCTGCGCTTTTCCTGAAGGCGAGCAGGGCTTCAACATCGCGCGCCTTATCGGTCTTCTCGCCGACCTGCCGCTCTCTGTCGGCGGCATGACCGTTAATCGCTTCTGCGGATCGTCGATGAGCTCGGTCCACATCGCTGCGGGCCAGATTCAGCTTGGCGCCGGCGAGGCCTTCATCTGCGCGGGCGTGGAGTCGATGAGCCGCGTGCCGATGATGGGGTTCAATCCGCTGCCGAACCCCGAGCTCGCGAAGAAGAGCGCCGCCTATATGGGCATGGGCGACACGGCGGAGAATGTCGCGACCAAATATCAGATCACCCGTGCCCAGCAGGAAGCCTTTGCGGTCGCCAGTCAGGACAAGGCGGCCGCGGCTATCGCGGCCGGCAAGCTCGAGGCCGAGATCGTGCCGATCACGACCAAGGCGGGCGTGGTCGACAAGGATGGCACGCCGCGTGCCGGCACGACGACGGAAACCCTCGCCGGGCTGAAGCCGGCCTTCAGCCAGGACGGCACGGTAACGGCGGGAACGTCCTCGCCGCTGACCGATGGCGCAAGCGCAATCCTGGTCACGAGCGAGGATTATGCGCGCGCGCATGGACTGCCGATCCTTGCCCGCATCAAGTCGGTTGCTGTCTCTGGCTGCCAGCCGGAGATCATGGGCATCGGACCGGTCGAGGCCTCGCGCAAGGCGCTGCAGCGGGCGGGGCTCAGTGTGGACCAGCTTGACGTTGTCGAGCTCAACGAAGCCTTTGCGAGCCAGTCACTGGCCTGCATCAGCGACCTGGGGCTTGACCAGTCGAAGGTCAATCTGGACGGCGGCGCCATCGCGATAGGCCACCCTCTGGGGGCGACCGGTGCGCGGATCGTGGGCAAGGCCGCGGCTCTGCTGAAGCGCGAAGGCGGCAGCTATGCGCTTGCCACCCAGTGCATCGGCGGCGGTCAGGGCATCGCCACCGTGCTGGAGGCGGCGGAATGA
- a CDS encoding DUF6796 family protein, giving the protein MTDIQRLPLLRLCGIAGVIGAILWTLGDALIIGARASPDDYPLILKTYADRIQFDGVALMLPSSEARLAAGALVADAGIVFYLAGCWHLLEGLRPAMGWWRWLTFVLLVAGNAWSPLGHAGFYYVGMAYKTILETPAAAHGALLDLGQHFYHVLLIAWLMPIVTLGLALLLLGIVIALGRTAWPRWFAALANPVSLVAIGMLIARILPEPAHTWLDGAAFNLGWLVVYAVSTALLWNGGRSPVASRDEAA; this is encoded by the coding sequence ATGACGGATATCCAGCGGCTCCCGCTTCTTCGTCTCTGCGGTATCGCGGGCGTGATCGGCGCGATCCTCTGGACGCTCGGCGACGCGCTGATCATCGGGGCTAGGGCAAGTCCCGACGACTATCCGCTGATCCTGAAGACCTATGCCGATCGCATCCAGTTCGACGGTGTCGCGCTGATGCTTCCATCCTCCGAGGCGCGGCTCGCCGCGGGCGCGCTGGTGGCCGATGCCGGCATCGTCTTCTATCTCGCGGGCTGCTGGCATCTGCTCGAAGGGCTGCGTCCGGCGATGGGCTGGTGGCGCTGGCTGACCTTCGTCCTGCTGGTCGCCGGCAACGCCTGGTCTCCGCTCGGCCATGCGGGCTTCTACTATGTCGGCATGGCCTACAAGACGATCCTCGAAACGCCGGCCGCGGCCCATGGCGCGCTGCTCGATCTCGGCCAGCACTTCTACCATGTCCTGCTCATCGCCTGGTTGATGCCGATCGTGACGCTGGGCCTGGCGCTGCTGCTCCTCGGGATCGTCATCGCGCTGGGCCGCACCGCCTGGCCACGCTGGTTCGCAGCGCTGGCCAATCCCGTCTCGCTGGTCGCGATCGGCATGCTGATCGCGCGCATCCTGCCCGAGCCGGCGCACACCTGGCTTGACGGCGCCGCGTTCAACCTCGGCTGGCTCGTTGTCTATGCCGTCTCGACGGCGCTGCTCTGGAATGGTGGCCGTTCGCCGGTCGCATCACGGGACGAAGCAGCATGA
- a CDS encoding DUF2147 domain-containing protein produces MSIILTLLASSTALPADTVVGRWQTESHHGVVEITRCGQSICGALISSDGIKANPELRDEKNKTAALRGRKLRGLQMLQGFTWKSGSWSGGSIYNAEDGGTYSATVTLADRDHLRLKGCIVWPLCKTQTWTRLR; encoded by the coding sequence ATGTCGATCATTCTGACACTACTGGCTTCGAGCACTGCATTGCCCGCCGACACCGTTGTCGGTCGCTGGCAAACCGAGAGCCATCATGGCGTCGTGGAAATCACCCGCTGCGGGCAATCGATCTGCGGTGCCTTGATCAGTTCCGACGGGATCAAAGCCAACCCCGAACTACGTGACGAAAAGAACAAGACCGCTGCGTTGCGCGGTCGTAAGCTTCGTGGATTGCAGATGCTGCAGGGTTTTACGTGGAAGTCGGGCAGTTGGTCGGGTGGTTCCATCTACAACGCTGAGGATGGCGGTACATACAGCGCGACGGTCACGTTAGCCGATCGGGATCATTTGCGCCTCAAGGGCTGCATCGTCTGGCCCCTGTGCAAGACGCAGACATGGACGCGCCTCCGATAA
- a CDS encoding group III truncated hemoglobin, translating into MYYIYMIGARVVDGVSKIREEELTPLVEEFYARVRADPALGPIFNDAIDDWPEHLGKLTAFWSSVMLTSGRYKGQPVPAHLKHKARITPALFERWLALWVQTTNDRMTPEAAAALQAKARRIAESLQLAMFFQLEERSAASVANAERKDAIERPGQTHG; encoded by the coding sequence ATGTATTATATATACATGATTGGAGCGCGAGTCGTGGACGGTGTCTCGAAAATCAGAGAAGAAGAGCTGACTCCTTTGGTGGAGGAATTTTACGCGCGGGTCCGCGCCGATCCCGCGCTTGGGCCGATTTTCAACGATGCGATCGATGACTGGCCGGAGCATCTTGGGAAGCTGACTGCGTTCTGGTCCTCCGTCATGCTCACCAGTGGCCGATACAAGGGGCAACCGGTGCCGGCCCATTTGAAGCATAAGGCCAGGATAACGCCCGCGCTGTTCGAGCGCTGGCTCGCACTCTGGGTTCAAACGACCAATGACAGGATGACGCCCGAAGCGGCAGCGGCGCTACAAGCGAAGGCGCGGCGCATCGCCGAGAGCCTGCAACTGGCGATGTTCTTCCAACTGGAGGAACGGAGTGCTGCATCGGTCGCCAACGCGGAACGTAAGGATGCCATCGAGCGACCAGGGCAAACCCATGGCTGA
- a CDS encoding DUF1971 domain-containing protein: protein MAEILPYRSTPVFNQDTLPAALRARHDTKAGVWGVIRVLEGELRLTYLEPPSEIVLTPDQPGLILPQQPHFVTPTGPMKMQVDFYDHIPKL, encoded by the coding sequence ATGGCTGAAATCTTGCCTTACCGTTCCACGCCGGTGTTCAACCAGGACACTCTGCCGGCTGCCTTGCGCGCGCGACATGACACGAAGGCTGGTGTTTGGGGCGTGATCCGGGTTTTGGAGGGCGAACTCCGGCTAACCTACCTCGAGCCACCTTCGGAGATCGTCCTGACGCCTGACCAGCCTGGCTTGATTCTCCCTCAGCAACCGCATTTCGTAACGCCGACAGGGCCGATGAAGATGCAGGTGGATTTTTACGATCACATTCCCAAGCTCTGA